Within Protaetiibacter intestinalis, the genomic segment CGCCGTCCTCGGTCTTGTAGGTCTGGTAGTCGCCGTCGGGGGTGGCGTTCATGAGGTTCACGAGCGCACCCGTGGTGTCGCGGGCGAGCAGCTCGTCCCACTCGCGACCCCAGACGACCTTGATGACGTTCCAGCCGGCTCCGCGGAAGAAGCTCTCGAGCTCCTGGATGATCTTGCCGTTGCCGCGGACGGGTCCGTCGAGGCGCTGCAGGTTGCAGTTGATGACGAACGTCAGGTTGTCGAGCTTCTCGTTGGCGGCCCACTGCAGGGCCCCGCGGCTCTCGACCTCGTCCATCTCGCCGTCGCCGAGGAACGCCCAGACGCGGCTGTCCGAGCGGTCGACGATGCCGCGGTTGGTGAGGTACTTGTTGTTCTGCGCCTGGTAGATGGCGTTGATGGGGCCGAGGCCCATCGACACCGTCGGGAACTGCCAGAACTCGGGCATGAGCCGCGGATGCGGGTAGGAGCTGAGCCCGTAGGGCGCGCGCGACTTCTCCTGCCGGAAGCCGTCGAGCTGCTGCTCGCTCAGGCGCCCCTCGAGGTAGGCGCGGGCGTACATGCCGGGGGAGGCGTGGCCCTGGTAGAAGATCTGGTCGCCGCCGGAGGGGTGGTCCTGGCCGCGGAAGAACCAGTTGTGGCCCACCTCGTAGAGCGAGGCGCTCGAGGCGTAGGTCGAGATGTGACCGCCGACCGCGATGCCGGGGCGCTGCGCACGGTGCACCGTGATGGCGGCGTTCCAGCGGATCCAGCGGCGGTACTGCCGCTCGAGCTCCTCGTCACCCGGGAACTCCGGTTCGTTCTCCGGGGCGATCGTGTTGATGTAGTCGGTGGTCGGCACCATGGGCACGCCCAGGTGCAGTTCCTTGGATCGCTTCAGCAGGCTGAGCATGACCTCGCGGCCGCGCCCGGGTCCCTTCGCGTCGACGAGCGCGTCGAGGGACTCCTGCCATTCGGCGGTCTCCTCCGGATCCTGATCGATGTTGTGCACCGAGTACGGATCCTGATCGTTCACCGTCACCCTTGACCTCTTCCTGATCGTGTCATGGCCGTCTTCGAGTCTAGTTCTGCCGGGGCTCCCGCTCGCTCATCGCCGGGATGCCACCGGCACTCGCGCGGATCCGGGCGTATGATCGCTCCTCGTGGCTTTGGAGAACGACACGCAGGCACCCGACTTCGACCTCGCGAACCAGTTCGGCGAGCACGTCCGGCTGAGCGACTTCCGCGGGCGCAAGCCCGTCGCGCTCGTGTTCTTCCCCCTCGCCTTCTCGAGCACCTGCACGGGGGAGCTGTGCGCGCTCCGCGACAACCTCTCCCTGTTCCAGCAGCACGGCGTCGAGCTCATCGGCATCTCCGTCGACTCGAAGGCGACGCTGCGGGCGTGGGCCGAGGAGGAGGGCTACGACTTCACCCTGCTGGCCGACTTCTGGCCCCATGGCGCCGTCGCCAAGGAGTACGGCGTCTTCCTCGAGGAGAAGGGCTTCGCGAACCGCGCGACCTTCGTGATCGACGCCAAGGGCGTCATCCGGGCCTCCTTCATCACCGCCCCCGGGCAGGCGCGCTCCGTCGAGGAGTACCGCGCGGCACTCGACGAGGTGCTGCCGGTCTCGGTCTGAGGCACGCGGCGGCGTTCAGCCGCCCATGACGTTGACGGCGCGCGCGATGACGAGCGCGAGGACGACGAATCCCGACAGCGACTCGAGCAGCATGAGCGCCTTCGCGCGGATCGACAGCGGCATGACGTCGGTGGGGCTGAAGGCCATCGCATCCGTCGTCGAGAAATACAGGTAGTCGAAGAACTGCGGGCTCCAGTCGGCCCGGGTCGAGGAGCGCACCGCGACCTCGGCGACGGCGTCGTCGTCCTCGTCCTGCGGGAAGCGGAAGTCGGCGGGCGGCAGGGCGTCGCGGGCGTCGCGACGCCGGGCCACGGGTCCGCCGCGATCCAGTTCCCAGTAGATGATCGCGTAGGCGATCACGTTCGTCGCCCACACCTGCACGGCGGCGAGCAGGATGGCGGGCGCGTCGGAGTTGTGCGCCACGAGCAGCTGGTAGCCGAGCTGCACGAGCGCCACCTGGTTCGCGAGCAGCAGCACGACGGCGAGGGCGATCGAGAGGCGCCGCGACAGGCGCGTCTCCCGCGTCAGCCGCACGGGGTTGAACACGATGAGCGGCACCAGGGCGAGAAGGCAGATGCCCGCGATCGTGTAGCGCAGCGCGGGCAGGAACGCACCGGGGAGCAGCAGGTAGAGCACCACGGCCACGAGGAGTGCGACGACGACCGGCCAGCGGTGTTCCGGACGGGCGCGGAAGTCGGCGGCGGTCATGCACGGAGCCTATTCCCGGCGCCCGGTAGCATCGGGTGTTCCGGGCGCTTAGCTCAGCTGGTAGAGCGCTTCGTTTACACCGAAGATGCCGGGGGTTCGAGTCCCTCAGCGCCCACATGGAGCCGGCCCGGGCGCGCGCGACCCTCGCGATCGTGGTCGCCGCGCTGCTCTGGGGCACCACGGGCACCGCGGCGAGC encodes:
- a CDS encoding peroxiredoxin → MALENDTQAPDFDLANQFGEHVRLSDFRGRKPVALVFFPLAFSSTCTGELCALRDNLSLFQQHGVELIGISVDSKATLRAWAEEEGYDFTLLADFWPHGAVAKEYGVFLEEKGFANRATFVIDAKGVIRASFITAPGQARSVEEYRAALDEVLPVSV
- a CDS encoding DUF1345 domain-containing protein, translated to MTAADFRARPEHRWPVVVALLVAVVLYLLLPGAFLPALRYTIAGICLLALVPLIVFNPVRLTRETRLSRRLSIALAVVLLLANQVALVQLGYQLLVAHNSDAPAILLAAVQVWATNVIAYAIIYWELDRGGPVARRRDARDALPPADFRFPQDEDDDAVAEVAVRSSTRADWSPQFFDYLYFSTTDAMAFSPTDVMPLSIRAKALMLLESLSGFVVLALVIARAVNVMGG